A region of the Ignavibacteria bacterium genome:
TATATCCGTGAAATGTATGTTTCTGTCAAAAAGTATTCCTGCCATGTTCGCCCAGGTATATCCTCCGTCATTTGTATATCTGCACCTGCCCCAGTCACCGCATGCATAACCTGTGTTTGCGTCTAAGAAAACAGCTTTGTTAAAATTAACTAAATTGCCAATCGGATATGTAGTCCATGAAAATCCTCCGTTAGTCGTTATGAAATTATCTCCAAGCTGGTTGAATACTATAAGTTTATTCTCCGTAAAAGCATGCAGTTCGTATGGATTTGAATAGCCCGGCGTCGTACCGATGTTGTTATTCCAGGTTATTCCGCCGTTCGTTGTTTTCATTAATCTGTAATCTGTTAATCCGCAGACTACATATCCCGTCAGATTGTTTATAAAACTTATTCCTGTAAATGTAGTGTTTGTCGGCGCAGGGTTGCCCGTACTGTCAAATGTCAAACCGCCGTCAGTTGTCCTTAATATACTTCCATACGAACCGATTACAATTCCCGTACTCTGATTAAAGAACCATGCGTTCCGTAAGTCTGCTCTCTGTATCGGTATTCCCGATGTTCGCCCAGCCGTGTGATTAACGAACCAGTTTGCGCCTCTGTTCGTTGTCTTGATAAACGTTCCTTTGCCGCCTATTGCATATATCGTATTCACATCCCACATCTTAACCCATCTAAGTTCGTTACCCTGCGGTGATTGATGAAGCCATTTCCAGTCCTGATAACTCTGGCTTAATGCTCCCGTTGCAAACAAACAAATTGCTAAGAAAATAAATAATGTTTTCATAATATTCATTTATTTAATACGATTTATTAATTTGATGAATAATAATCAAGAGAAAAATGTTTGTCGTTTATCTCAAATCTGGCTTTGTAAAAAATTAATAGCTAGGTTATTTGATGAGTTGGATATGACTTATACTACCTAATATTTTCTTTAAATAATTCATTTTTTTGATACTGTTCTTCAATCAATTCATCAACACTGCTGTTGTTTAGCTTTTGCTTAAGTGTATTAAAATGTTCTATCGCCTTTTCTTTCCCATTTGGTACTGACCAGAAATACGCCGTTGTGTTAGATATTAATGTCTTTAAATATCTTGACTTTGGATTTTTTTCAAGAAAAAACTCAATATCATTTAAAAATGATTCATCAAATTTATACTTACCAGATTCCCGAACTAAAAAGCTTAAAGATAATATTCTTCCAGTATAAACTGAAGTTGGATATTTGTAGAGAAATTCTATTGCTTTGTCAACAAGAATAACCCTATCTTCTTGATTTCTAGCTCTATTTTTAATGTATTTTTTCTCATAATATACAATATAAGAGAAATCCTCAAATGCTTGTTTCTCAATTCCCTCTGGTTCTATAATCTCAAATTCTATTGTGTTTGATTTTATAGTTTGCCCTAATCCATCTTTACAAACACCTCTTACTTTATACTTCCCATTCGAGAAATAACTGTATAATGATACCCCATCATCACCGCGGTAAAATTGAAGTGGAACATCATCAGAAATTTTTTCGTTAGGTTGTATTTTATTATAATAAAGTGGTAAATCTAAAGCAGGCATTCCTCCGTATGGTAATGTGGGTTTTTTGTCACTGCTGATTTCTGCATCGGAACTTAGAGTAACTTCATTAAAGTTTTGAACAGAATCTATTTTACTTCCCACATTAGTTATAGAGAATATGATGTCAAATTCTTCACCTTTTAAAAAAGTATTTTTTTCTACCGATATTTGAAAATCAAGATTAGATGCAGATGCTTTAATCCTTAAAGTGTCCCATAACGTACTTGCTATAATCAGAATTATAAAAGTACCAAGAATTAATTTAATGTATCTTTTCATACTTTTATTAAACTAATGAAAATTATTTTTCTAATAACATAAAATTTTTAATTAATATTACTGTTCTTTAAATAATTCATTTTGCCGATACTGTTCTTCAATCAATTCATCAACTCTGCTGTTGTTTAGCTTTTGCTTAAGTGTATTAAAATGTTCTATCGCCTTTTCTTTCCCATTTGGTACTGACCAGAAATACGCCGTCATAGAAGATATTAATGGCTTCAAAGAACTTGACTTTGGATTTTTTTCGAGAAAAAACTCAATATCATTTAAATATGATTCATCAAATTTATACTTGCCAGGTTCCCTATTATGATAACTAATATAAAGTATTCTTCCTGTATAAACAGATGTTGGATATTTATGTAGAAATTCTATTGCTTTATCAACAAGAAGAATCCTATCTCCTTGATTTGTAACTCTCTTCTCAAGATTTTTTTGATAATTTACTATGAAGGAAAAATCCTCAAATGCTTGTTTTTCAATCCCTTCTGGTTCTATAATTTCAAATTCTATTGTGTTTGATTTTATAGTTTGCCCTAATCCATCCTTACAAACACCTCTTACTTTATACTTTCCGTTCGAGAAATAAATGTAGAATGGCGCCCCATCATCACCACGAAAGAATTGAAGTGAAACTTCTTCGGAAATATTTTCATTCGGTTGTATTTTATAATAATAAAGTGGTAAATCTAAAGCAGGCATTCCTCCGTATGGTAATGTGGGTTTTTTGTCACTGCTGATTTCTGCATCAGAACTTAGCGTAACTGAATTAAAGTTTTGAACAGAATCTATTTTACTTCCCACATTAGTTATAGAGAATATGATGTCAAATTCTTCACCTTTTAAAAAAGTAATTTTTTCTACCGATATTTGAAAATCAAGATTAGATGGCGATGTGTTTGCTCGAAAAGTATAATATAAAATACTTACAATAGCTATACTTAATAATAGTCCTATAATAATAAACTTTTTCATTCCTGTAATTATTTCTTAACCTGCATATTTTAGATTTATTTTTCAATTCGATAATGATTACATGAGAGGGGAGAAGTCTATGAATGAAAAATGGACACCCGAATATATCGTGTGTCCATATCGAATTATCTTTATGTTTTATTTTATCTTCCCGAAAGTGTCTTTGGTATTCTTCCTGTCTTTATACTTTCTGACCGGAGTCTTTTCCCGACTATCCTTTCCACCATCTTGCCTATGTTTAAAACTTTATCAACATCAAGACCCGTGTCAATTCCCATCTCATCCATCATTACAACCATATCCTCAGTCGAAACAAGTCCTACTATACTGGAATCTTTATAATAATATTCTCCCGTTCCGCTTACAGGTACTCCGCTTACGAAGTTTGCCGGCTGTCCGCCTAATCCGCCCATTGTTGATTCATAGTTTGTCATTCCTGCCTGAAGTGCCGCGAGTACATTCGCTAAACCCCAGCCTCTCGTTGTATGAAGATGTACTATGTGCTTGGCAGGGTCTTGAAACTCATCCATCAACATCGAAAAATATTTATAAATCCTGTCAGGTGAAGCCGAGCCGTCATGATCTGCATGCTCTACATCGCTCGCTCCTATGTCAAACCATCTCTTCGTGAATTCTACCGCCTTCTTCATTTCTGTCGGACCCTCTATCGGGCATCCCCAGATTGTGCTTACCGTTCCGTTAACTTTTATTCCTGCATCGCGTGCAAGTTTAATATACTTCTCAGACATTTTCCAGTAGTCATCAAGCGACAATCCAGAATTCTTCTTGTGATGCGATTCGCTCGTCGAAACCATCAGCAAAATCCTGTCGGGTCCGAATCCGTTCTTTCTGTTTTCAATCGCTCTCTCAACTGCTTTTTCCCTTATCGTAACGCACGTTAAAGATACCGAATCAATCAGATGTGCTATCTTCTTACTCGTTCTTAATCTCTTCATTAGTTCATCTGCATCCTTGAACTGCGGCATGCCTGTTGGATTGCCAAGGTTTGTTACTTCAACATGCTTGAATCCTGCAAGTATAAGCTGCTCTGCTGTCCAGAGCTTTGCTTCCATTGGAATGTATATCTCCTCATGCTGGAAACCATCTCTTACGGTAATATCACCTATTGTGACTTTTTTAGGATAATTCATTTATATTTAATTTGATTTTAATTCTTTTGGAACCCTGCCCGTTCTTATACTTTCCGAACGAAGCTTTCTGCCGACAATTCTTTCTACCATTCTGCCTATGTTCAAAACCTTTTCTATATCAAGCCCTGTCTCTATGCCCATTTCATCCATCATTACAACCATATCTTCAGTGCAAATCAGACCGGCAAGCTCTGTATCTACTGAGTAGTAATCTCCCGTTCCCATTACAGGCACACCGTCAAAGAAGTTTGCAGGCTGACCGCCGAGTCCGCCCATCGTTGATTCATAGTTTGTCATTCCCGCCTGAAGTGCCGCAAGAACATTCGCTAAACCCCATCCATGAGTCGAATGAAGATGGGCTATATGTTTTTCCGGATTCTGAAACTTATCCAATACCATCGAAAAATAATCATATATTCTGTCAGGCGTTGCTGAACCATCATGGTCTGCATGCTCCACATCGCTCGCACCAATATCTAACCATCTTTTTGTAAATTCTAAAGCCCTGTTTAAATCAGTCGGGCCTTCTATCGGACAACCCCATATTGTACTTACAGAACCATCAACTTTTATCCCAACTTCATCACATAGCTTTATGTACTTCTCCGCCAACTTCCAATAATCTTCATAAGACATACCGGCATTCTTGAAGTGGTATGAATAGCTCGTCGGTGTCATTAGCAGAATTCTGTCTGGACCAAAGCCGTTTTTCTTATCTTCAATCGCTCTTATTATTGCTTTTTCTCTAATCGTTACTGCGGTAAGTGTAACTGAATCAATAAGGTGTACTGTTTTTTTGCTTGTCTTTATCCTTTTTATCAGCTCGTAGCCGTCTTTGAACTGCGGCATTGCTCTTGGGTTTCCAAGGTTTGTAATTTCAACATTCTTAAATCCTGCAAGGATTAATTGCTCAGCCAGCCATAGTTTTGCTTCAAGTGGTATGTACTTTTCTTCATGCTGAAATCCGTCTCTTACTGTAATATCGCCTAATACAACTTTTCGGGGATAGTTCATAAAATAAAATCTTATAAAGCTATTTCAGGTATATCACCCTCAACTATCAGCGTACCCGCTGTAGCCGCCTTTATCTGCTCGACCGTTACACCCGGTGCTCTTTCAAGCAGCTTGAAACCCTTATCCGTTACCTCAAGAACAGCAAGGTCAGTCACAATTTTCTTTACACATTTTACGCCTGTTAAAGGTAATGTGCATTCTTTAAGCAGTTTCGACTGTCCATCTTTATTCGTGTGCTGCATTGCAACAACTATATGCTCGGCTGATGCTACTAAATCCATCGCACCGCCCATTCCTTTTATTAATCTTCCGGGTACTTTCCAGCTCGCAATATCACCTTTCTCTGAAACTTCAAACGCACCAAGTATTGTAATATCTACATGCCCGCCCCTTATCATAGCAAAACTTGTAGCCGAATCAAAGAATGATGCTCCCGGCAAATATGTTATCGTCTGCTTACCCGCATTTATAAGGTCTGCTTCAACAGTTTCTTTCGTCGGAAAAGGACCCATCCCAAGCATTCCGTTTTCGGATTGTAATATTACTTTAATACCCTCAGGAACATAGTTTGCAACTAATGTAGGAATACCTATCCCAAGATTTACATAGTAACCGTCGCGAAGTTCCTGACCTATGCGTTTTGCTATTTGATTCTTGTCTAATGCCATTTTTTATTTTGATAAGGTTAATTGCTCAATTCTCTTTTCGTAATTTACACCTTGAAATATCCTCTGTACAAATATTCCCGGCGTATGTATAAAATTCGGGTCAAGCTCTCCCGCAGGTACAAGTTCTTCTACCTCTGCAATCGTTATCTTTCCCGCCATTGCCATCATGTTATTAAAATTATTTGCTGTATATCTGTATATCAGATTTCCTGCCGTATCACCCTTCCATGCCTTTACAACTGCATAATCCGCCTTAAATGCATGCTCTAAAAGGTGCATCTTGCCGTTGAACTCGCGTGACTCTTTTCCTATCCCTACTTCCGTTCCGTATCCTGCAGGTACGTAGAATGCAGGAATACCCGCACCACCGGCTCTTATTCTTTCAGCAAGTGTACCTTGCGGTACTAACTCCACCTGAAGCTCTCCGCTGAGCATTTGCCTCTCAAACTCTGCATTCTCACCCACATAAGATGAAATCATTTTTCTTATCTGTTTCCTTTGAAGCATTAATCCTAAACCGAAATCATCAACTCCGCAGTTGTTTGATATTATCGTTAGGTCTTTAATGTCAGTTTTGGATAATTCAAGTATCGTGTTTTCTGGAATACCGCACAGTCCAAACCCTCCGAACATCATAGTCATTCCGTCTTTCATTCCTTGAATTGCTTCTCTTGCGTTGTTAACAGTTTTGTTCATTCTTCTTTATAAATTTCAGCAAATTAAAGATAAATATTTATTATTACAATAGATAACACTCAAGTATGCTTTTCAAGTTCAGTTAAACATGTAAAATCGGTATTTTAAAATATAAAATATTATACATATTTGTCTTTACTTTCTCACATATTTTTTGTATATTATTTTAGATATTACAGTCAGAATTTGTACCTCCTTTACAAATTTGACATACGGTTTATAAAAAAGAACCGCAAGATAATGTTCTGTAATAACAATTCTTTATTTCAACATACCATAAACATCCCATAAACATACCATGAACATACCATGAACATACCATTCTCCCCGCAACACGCCCGCTTCTTGCATGCATCCTGCACGCTTCCTGTCTGCTTCCTGACCGTTAAATCATGTACCCGGCTTAAATATCACTAATTATTAGTCAATTTTGCCAATATCCCTTGTCTTTATAACACTAATCGCTTATTTTTGTACATCAGTAGGGGATTTAGCTCAGCTGGTAGAGCGTTTGAATGGCATTCAAAAGGTCAGGGGTTCGACTCCCCTAATCTCCACTAAAACTGTTTAAACTTCAAAAACTTCTTGTATTGAATAATACCCGCACAATAATAATCCTTAATGGTGATGTTGTTCCAAATACAATATTCAGGAAATTCTATAAAAAGAGTGACTATATAATTTGTGCAGACGGTGGTGCCAAAGCTGCGAAGCATTATAATGTTTTGCCAAACATAATTTTAGGCGACCTTGATTCAATTACAAACTCGGATTTAAGTTTTTTCAGGAAAAAAGGAGTAGAAATTCGGAAGATAACAGAACAGGAGACAACAGATTTTGAAAAAGCATTGATGTATGTGGTTGAGTGCAATCTTAATAATGTTGTCGTATTTGGTGCTACAGGCGACAGACCTGATCATATCACGAACAATTTAAGCGTGATGAAGAGATACTCAAAGGTTTTAGATATAAAGATTATTGATAGAAAATTTGAGATTTTCTATTTAAAGAAAAGATTTGAAAGAGAATATAAGAAGAATAAAGTGGTTTCACTTCTTGGTTTTCCCGTGGCGAGTGGAATAACAATAAAGGGTTTTAAATACAAACTTGATAATGAATCACTTGAATTTGGAGTCAGGGAAGGGACTTTAAACGTTTCATCTTCCAAGAAAATTATGATTGAAAAGAAAAAAGGAGACCTTCTTGTCTTCTTAAGCCATGTCTAACGATTCAAATTCAGCAAATTACAATTCAATAGTGTGCTCTTTATTTTCTGTGATTATTCTTACTCTTATGTGTGTATTTTCATCTGAATGTACCGTACCCCAAAGCAACGCAAGTTGTTGTAACTGAATGTCAGGTTTATATTTAGCTGATAGTCCTATTATAACTTCACGCACTCCAAGTGAATGAGCAACATTCATTATAGAATAAAAAGCGTTGTTTGTTGGTACTACGACAGGTATTACCGGCTTCCCAATCTTTTCAGCTACGTTAACAACTTCACTAAATAAATTTAATTCATCAGATTTCAGTTCTTTTCTTGTTATTGTGTTTATTTTATCCGTGAATACTCTTGCTATCATTACAATTATATCAGTCTTATCCGTATCGGTTTCATTTATAATTTTCTTTAAATGATTAAGGTTGTTAGGGTCACGCACGGCAACCATAACTCTGTCCGATAGTTCACTCTCTATCGATTCAGGTGTAATTTGTGATTCATCGTCAAGATTAAAATGTTCAAGCACTCTCATATTTTCGTGGCTGTGAAACTCATCCTCAGTGAGGTTCTTTTCTTTCATTAATTTCTTCTTATTTATAAACTCGGAAATAACAAACACTACAAAGAACGTTATAGTGAATATTACACCCGAGATAGTCGCAATAGGTTTTGTGAATAAATTTGTTATACCCACGAAGAAGAGGACAAAAAATATGAGTAATAGACCGAAAGGTATTTCATTCTTTCCTATCTTAAAATTCAGCGGTACTCTCCATTCGCGATTGCGTTTATCTTTATACCTTAGCACAATCATTGAAAATCCCATGAATACAAGACTCCAGACTACACCAAATGCATATGCCTCACCAAGCAATAATATATTTCCTTGCGATAGTATAATCGTTATAATCTGAAATAATGCTATCAGATTCAACAACCTGTAAGTTGTTCCGTATTTCTTATGCGGTTTCCTGAACCAGTCTGTAAGAACCTTGTCCTCCGCAACTCTGTTAAGAACGCTGTTTGCACCAACTATGGAAGTATTTACAGCACCCGAAAGTATCAAAACACCGACTATTACAACGAATGCCTGAAATATTAAATTCAGCCAGTGCGGTCCGATAAGAAACATTGCGATTCCGCCGATTAAATTATCTATGTATTGCGGTCTTACATTATCCGGTATCAGCATTGTTCCGAGAAAAGAAACTCCTGGAGTAAGCGTAACGCTAAACAGAAATATTATGAGTGCAGTCTTTTTAAAGTTTCTCAGTTTAGGATACTCGACTTCTCTGTAAACCTGACCTAAAGTCTCGAGTCCGCTCAGTGCAAGCAATGAATGTCCGAAAGCAATAAGAATACTTATCAGCCCTATTGTTTTCGCCCAGTCAGCATTGCTTAGCCAGCCGTAAGCTTCGTGCGAAAGATTAATCTCGAAAGACGGAAAGTGTGCAAAGAATGGTTCGTCCTTTAAAAGCAATGTTACTATACCCCAAATAATAACCATCGCACCCATTACTGCTGTAATTATAAAAATCTTTAGTGCTTTTGAAGATGACTCTTCTATTCCTTTCACGTTTTCCCACCAAAAGAATAAAACAATACCTATTGCAATTACCATTGATAATATATTCCTATCGAATTGTATTTCTAACCCAATCATTTTGAATATATCGTTCAATAGTCCTGCGAAATAATGTCCGCCGGATACACTGCTGATAGGTCCGGTAAGTATATAATCAAACACTAAAGCAGAAACTGAGACCTTGGCGAACCATCCGCCCAGCGTTGATTTAACAACTCTGTAAACACCTCCGCGCGTGAAGAGTGGCGATGATTCCAAATATAATGCCATCACGCAGAATGCAAATATCATTACACCAAGAATAAAGTATGGTGCTACAGTTCCTACAAACTGCTCTGCAATGCCGCCCATATAATAAGCCGTAGAGCCGAGGTCGCCAATGACAACAGCGGCAGCCCGCCAGAATGAAATGAAGGTGAACATTACAGTGGTTAGAACAATAACTTTGGTAGTTTTGGCCGTCATAGACGGCTTAAGTATATGTGGCTCGGTATCCATTAGTTGATTAAGAAAATAATATAAAATTTACACATTTTCATGCAGATGCAAAATACATGAAAAGAACATCATAATAAATAGTAAATATTTTGCATTTAAGTTCTCATTTTCCCAAATATCTCCTCGAGCTTCCTGTACCTGAAATCAAAAATATCCTTCAACTTATTCTTTACCAGAAATGAATTTACTATTTTCCCGATAAAACCAAATCCGACTTTATAATGAAGAATATCATACATCTCAACCCCGCCTTCTATTTCGTAAAACTTATGCTGATGATGCCAGAATTTATAAGGACCGAATCTCTGTTCATCAACAAAGTAGTTCGGTTCTTTAACATGTGTTATTTCAGTCGCCCAGTTCATCGCTATATTGAACAGCGGAGTAACTTTGTATGTTATAATTATTCCCTGATACATCTTCTTCTCCTGGTATTCCGATGTTACTTCAAACCCCATGTATGGAGGTGTAATCACCTTTAAGTTTTCGGGCGATGAAAAGAAATCCCAGGCCGTTTTCAAATCTATCGGCAGTCTTTGAACTGTCTTCAAAAAGTGCATATAAAAAGTATTATTAATTCGATAGTTTGAACAAAGATTAATTATTAAATGTTCAATATGGGCTATCTTGAAGACTATAATCTTCTGAAAGAAATTTATTCCGAAAGTAAGGAATCAATCCAAATTCCCGGATGTGATATTTTTATCAGGAATTTTAGTTTCACTTCAGATGATAATAAATATTATCCTGACTCAAATAGATTTGTTAATTCCGTAAAAAGAGAACTTCAACAACTAAATGAATCCTCACCCCTGACGAATTCCTTTCTTGAGAATTCGAAGGAAGCAATGGAATGCGATAGAAAGTTTATATTTCCATTGTACTGTAAAAAACAAAAGTGCAATAAACTTATTATTTTATTTCATGGATTAAATGAAAGCAGCTGGGACAAATATCATACATGGGCAAAAAGACTCGTGGAGCTGACAGGTCAGGCAGTACTAATGTTTCCGATATCATACCATATAAATCGAAGGCCTTTAAAATGGGGTGATTCAAGAACTATGAATGCTCTTGCAAAAGAAAGAAAAACCAAATTTAACTCTCAGGAGTATTCATTCGTTAATGCTGCAATAAGCACACGACTGCAGTTCAATCCTGAACATTTCTTCTTTTCAGGTTTAAGGACTTTTAATGATGTCCAAAAACTTATTTCTAATATACGTAATGAAGAATTTAAAGAGATTGATAAAGGGTGCGAAATATCATTATTCGGTTATTCTATTGGAGCTTTTCTAATTGAAATACTCATAATGGCGAGAACAGATTTATTTGCCGATTCCAAAATTGTGTTATTCTGTGGAGGACCTACTATGGATTTGATGCATCCCGCTTCAAAGTACATTTACGATAGTGCCGCAGAAAGAGTAATGACAGCCTATTATCCGAAAGACTTTGAGGATAATTTAAAATCAAATGAAACACTCAAAAGATATTTTAGCGAAAATGAAAGCGATGGAATGTTGTTCAGGTCATTGCTTAATAAAAATAGATTTGAAGAATTGCGTACAACGAAACTTAAGAGATTTGAGAATCAAATACTTGCAATACCATTAACAAATGATGAAGTAATGCCTCCGGATTCGGTTCGGGAGACTTTAGATACTGATGGATTGAAAATCAAAATTAAGGAAATGCATTTCCCGTATGAGTATAATCACATCTCGCCTTTCCCATTAAATGAAAAGTCCAAGAATGAAACTAACGAGTGTTTCAATAATGTATTTTCTTCAGTTGCAAAATGGTTTAACTAATTTAATAATATATCTTTAACTTTATAACATAATAATGAAGATTTTAATACTTTTGTTCTATTCGGTATCTGTATTGTTAATAATTGCGGCTTTGTTCGGCGGCTCGCTTACTGAGCCGATAATAGAGGAAGTTTCTATGAAGACAATAAATACTATAGGAATTGATAAATCAAAGATTGATTCGCTTGATTCTCAAATAGATATGTCTTTTTACAATATGAATTTATTCATTTACAGATTAGAGCGAATAAAGAATTATTTAACATTTGGAGACGACGAGCAAAAGCCTATAGAATTAAAGAGACATAATTATATCAGTGATATTGTGTATGAACCGATATTGATTGCTGTTTCGTATGCGGTTAGGGGAATAATGTTTACATGCGGATTAGTGCTGCTTTTAATCACTGCTATAATTCATACAATAACATCATATTTTAATTTGAGAAAAAGAGTGAAAATTCTTGAGGAAAGAGTATTAACAAATAATCAGGGAATTTATGGAAAATAGATATTGTTAAGTTTTATAATTCAAAAATAAAATATTTTATGGACAGAAAAGAATGGCTCGAAAAAATTGGTGATATTATTGACGCAAAAGATTCAGCAGGATTTTCTAATTTATTGACTGAAGACGGTATATTTAAATTTGGAAATGCCGACGAAGTTAAAGGAAGAAAAAAGGTTGAGGAGTATGTGGCAGCATTTTTTAACATGATAAAAGGCAGTCAGCATAAAGTTGTTAATTTCTGGGAGCAGGGTGATAGCGTTGTATGGCAGGGTGAAGTATTATATACAAGGTTAGACGGGAAGCAGGTTAATGTTAACTTCTGTAATATATTCTACATGAAAGATGATTTGATAGAAAAGTATCTCATTTACATAGATAACACACCTTTATTTGCTTAAAGTATATTTCTATTTGAGCCGGAATTAATAGTCCGGCTCATTGTTTATATTCTGATAATATATTTAATCTATCGTTAAATTCCTTCATTATTTCATTTACAATCTCACCCGCAGGTTTAATTTCATTGACTAATGCTGATACCTGTCCAATCTCGAGTTCACCGTCTTCGAGATTTCCTTCAAACATTCCCTTTTTGGCTCTTCCTTTTCCAAGCAGTGCTTTTAGTTCATCAGGTGATGCGCAAGAGTCTTCAGCCTCTTTAATTTCCTCATAGAATTTATTTTTTAAAAGTCTTACAGGTACGATTTTTTTCATCATAAGTTTTGTGTCACCTTCAGAGGAATTTACAATCATCTTTTTAAAACTTTCATGTGCAGATGATTCAACTGATGCTGCGAAACGAGTTCCAATCTGCACACCATCAGCCCCGAGTGCAAAAGCAGCAAGCATTGATGAACCTGAGGCAATTCCACCTGCGGCTATTACAGGTATGTCAACAGCATTTCTGACTGAGGGTATCAGTGCCATAGTTGTAGTTTCTTCTATGCCATTATGCCCGCCTGCTTCAAATCCTTCCGCTACAACAGCATCAACACCTGCTTCCTGACATTTTACAGCAAACTTTGCGCTTGCGACAACGTGGACAACAGTGATTCCCTTTTCCTTGAACAATGAAGTGTATTTTTTCGGACTGCCTGCTGATGTAAAAACGATCTTTACATTTTCTCTTATAATGATATCAATAATATCATCGATTTGGGAATAAAGAAGGGGAATGTTAACTCCAAAGGGTTTATTGGTATTAACTTTGCATTTTATAATATGTTCTTCAAGTGTTTCGGGATGCATGGAACCCGCTCCAATCAGACCGAGTGCACCTGCATTGCTTACCGCAGAAGCGAGTTTCCATCCGCTGCACCATACCATTCCGGCCTGTATAATTGGATATTTTATGCCGAGTAATTTTGTTATTATATTCATAAATATTTTGTTAATAACCCTATCAATTTCGAATAAATAGAAATAAAATACCATGAAAAACATTAGAATAATTGTTTTAATATTATTAAGTTTGACCTCCTGTATTTCGAATGCACAAATCAAGATGCTTTTTGAGTCGGAAAAAAATGAGAAGGAGAAAATTGCAGGGTATATTAACTCAGGATTTTCAGATATTCAAATATTTCGTATTGATATAAGTGATTCAGAAGACGAGAACGATACTTCTCTGGTCTATAAGATTTC
Encoded here:
- a CDS encoding DUF561 domain-containing protein; translation: MNIITKLLGIKYPIIQAGMVWCSGWKLASAVSNAGALGLIGAGSMHPETLEEHIIKCKVNTNKPFGVNIPLLYSQIDDIIDIIIRENVKIVFTSAGSPKKYTSLFKEKGITVVHVVASAKFAVKCQEAGVDAVVAEGFEAGGHNGIEETTTMALIPSVRNAVDIPVIAAGGIASGSSMLAAFALGADGVQIGTRFAASVESSAHESFKKMIVNSSEGDTKLMMKKIVPVRLLKNKFYEEIKEAEDSCASPDELKALLGKGRAKKGMFEGNLEDGELEIGQVSALVNEIKPAGEIVNEIMKEFNDRLNILSEYKQ
- a CDS encoding nuclear transport factor 2 family protein, with translation MDRKEWLEKIGDIIDAKDSAGFSNLLTEDGIFKFGNADEVKGRKKVEEYVAAFFNMIKGSQHKVVNFWEQGDSVVWQGEVLYTRLDGKQVNVNFCNIFYMKDDLIEKYLIYIDNTPLFA
- a CDS encoding DUF6051 family protein — translated: MGYLEDYNLLKEIYSESKESIQIPGCDIFIRNFSFTSDDNKYYPDSNRFVNSVKRELQQLNESSPLTNSFLENSKEAMECDRKFIFPLYCKKQKCNKLIILFHGLNESSWDKYHTWAKRLVELTGQAVLMFPISYHINRRPLKWGDSRTMNALAKERKTKFNSQEYSFVNAAISTRLQFNPEHFFFSGLRTFNDVQKLISNIRNEEFKEIDKGCEISLFGYSIGAFLIEILIMARTDLFADSKIVLFCGGPTMDLMHPASKYIYDSAAERVMTAYYPKDFEDNLKSNETLKRYFSENESDGMLFRSLLNKNRFEELRTTKLKRFENQILAIPLTNDEVMPPDSVRETLDTDGLKIKIKEMHFPYEYNHISPFPLNEKSKNETNECFNNVFSSVAKWFN